In Cololabis saira isolate AMF1-May2022 chromosome 14, fColSai1.1, whole genome shotgun sequence, a single genomic region encodes these proteins:
- the nup98 gene encoding nuclear pore complex protein Nup98-Nup96 isoform X2: protein MFNNSFGTPFGGGAGFGASSTFGQQNAGFGTAGGFGTSTFGATTNTGGLFGSTQNKPGGLFGASTFSQPATSSTSTGFGFGPASGTSTSLFGSTGTGTSGGLFSQQNNAFGANKPTSFGSFGTSTASGGLFGSTNTTSNPFGGSNSLFGGSGFSANQQPGTTVKFNPPTGSDTMVKAGVTTSINTKHQCITAMKEYENKSLEELRLEDYQAGRKGPTNPIAAATGGLFGGATATSSATTGLFGASAANTSFSFGQNKNTFGPAAAGGFGATTGGLFGPPNQPAASLFKPFNQTTTAQSTGFSFGNTNTMGQANTSSMGLFGSTGPTQSAGLFGAAQTSTATGFGASTGLFGQPNTGFGNVGTQPSLFGNKATGFGTTTTSASSFGTGTGLFGTKPALTLGTGTNTSTFGFGANPAGASLFGSKATTGGLGTGLGTTFGTVGAGPTLFGSNQNKLGNTLSTMGTFGTTGFNTGASTLGFGTAQQPVALTDPNANAAQQALLQQQLSVLAYSPYGDSPLFRNPLSDPKKKEERLKPTNPTAQKALTTPTHYKLTPRPATRVRPKALTSSGASKSQLFDGLDDDEPSLTNGAFVPRKSIKKLMLKNLNSSQYSSPLSKDSDELGSPAEFRQNGHSHTMEEDELREVPGRSNRMDDDPEVSQFYVNPIAKPIPQGRAQISLQDTISDLNMHKPSRNGQEVSSDDISASLGEDSLQEDRDEEEPQHEFPESPHPAGIILNRVGYYTIPSLEDLAEMTDENAACVVENFTIGRKGYGSIFFPGEVNVTGLNLDEIVHFRRKEVIVYPDDKNKPQEGEGLNRRAEVTLDGVWPNDKTSCTQIRSPERLTDMNYEGRLEKASRKQGARFLEYRPETGSWVFEVVHFSKYGLQDSDEDEDVPLKTDPKKLKTMMSLPGSKLQQLLPPSQQQVAPQAQSVADLMSGVAELDSDMADITQSIPTESMLGGEDDGDLSPGEVDATVAKLGSSVSDHNGDLTCTTITSSLGINPHTLQIMKASLFAEDDDEGDMFHDQGAMKISDVSSPRLIIPGAQGRPSIGGLLQTRFTSGLLAQLPESPRPLLPSSWASPAAAETSRSSQWKGPGPSSFMLPSKAPEPSIRTVGVRRLAGPVPLKESVTRGKGGLLMDTGLFTTRSFRVGWGPGWTLAHCGIHLSSPTSAQLHQQELSSKTDFSFLPKPSRTKPLTESPYKVVLEQLVGLEPPQLKTSEDEDEEEQSQAVLQRPLEIHLKHSSVGIPDGSACPLVQPLAGVAALHEYAEWITDLNDQQRDAEPLLDNWAEVWTLCEALWGHLGPSDQEPDAEMSEYKQQLQRRQSFSAWLSHGATSRVEEEVALAGKGCHTDAIFSYLTGNRISEACRVAQKEGDHRLSLLLAQALGSQDCRDLLALQLADWNRMQTDCYLTEERLRIFTLLAGKPVWHSSDSVVNVCSELDWKRCVALHLWFMLPPTASVADALTKYEAAFQGSVEGGKYCCAPLPPYLQEEEPEDEEEESKRPLFDLCFHLLKLYSDRHYSLQQLLDPLTVTWQRLDYRLSWHLWGVLQALNYSHLSASRQGLLHASYAAQLESAGLWHMAVFILLHIPNHAQRERAIREVLTLHCPLHDTDQSVQRERFLTERLLIPETWIHEAKATRAHRHGDRHQQALHLYRAGHWSQCHRLLIRHLASDCIINDNHDYLLEFLEGLAVPEHSATIQDWDTAGRVYLDYIRVIKTLQDIQQIESAGYELERLYTDVTSLCSRIELLPCSTARDRLAQSEMAKRVANILRVVLSLQQGDTAASDSLSIPLAQLAPHISRLPMPEDYTLEELRGLTQSYLRQLIVSQ from the exons ATGTTCAACAACTCGTTTGGCACTCCGTTTGGTGGAGGTGCGGGGTTCGGTGCCTCGTCCACCTTTGGTCAACAAA ACGCTGGCTTTGGGACAGCAGGGGGCTTTGGGACTTCTACATTTGGGGCGACCACCAACACAGGAGGACTGTTTGGCTCCACGCAGAATAAACCCG GTGGACTGTTTGGGGCCAGCACATTCAGCCAACCAGCCACTTCTTCAACTAGCACCGGCTTCGGCTTCGGGCCCGCCAGTGGTACTTCCACCAGCCTCTTTGGCAGCACTGGAACAGGCACCAGCGGTGGGCTCTTCTCCCAACAGAACAATGCCTTTGGGGCCAACAAACCCACCTCTTTTGGAA GCTTTGGGACGAGCACAGCCAGCGGCGGGCTCTTTGGGTCGACCAACACCACATCCAACCCTTTCGGTGGCTCAAACTCGCTGTTTGGAGGCTCTGGCTTCTCAGCAAATCAGCAACCAGGAACCACCGTGAAGTTCAAC CCTCCAACCGGAAGTGACACAATGGTGAAAGCGGGCGTGACCACTAGCATCAACACCAAACACCAGTGCATCACTGCCATGAAGGAGTACGAGAACAAATCACTGGAG GAGTTGAGGCTGGAGGACTATCAGGCAGGCAGGAAGGGCCCAACCAACCCCATTGCCGCAGCTACGGGTGGACTGTTCGGTGGGGCCACAGCCACGTCCAGTGCCACGACCGGCCTGTTCGGTGCCTCGGCTGCCAACACCAGCTTCTCCTTCGGCCAAAATAAGAACACATTTGGACCAG cagctgcaggtggCTTTGGTGCAACCACAGGTGGTCTGTTTGGCCCACCAAACCAGCCTGCTGCCAGCCTCTTCAAACCTTTCAATCAGACCACCACAGCTCAGAGCACTGGCTTCTCCTTTGGCAACACCAACACAATGGGCCAGGCGAACACCAGCAGCATG GGGTTGTTTGGAAGCACAGGCCCCACCCAGTCAGCCGGGCTGTTCGGGGCGGCCCAAACCAGCACAGCCACAGGTTTTGGGGCGTCTACTGGGTTGTTTGGCCAGCCCAACACAGGATTTGGAAACGTTGGAACACAG ccAAGTCTATTTGGCAACAAAGCTACCGGGTTtggcaccaccaccaccagcgcCTCGTCCTTTGGCACGGGCACCGGACTCTTTGGTACCAAGCCTGCTCTCACTCTGGGAACTGGAACCAACACGTCCACCTTTG GCTTTGGTGCAAACCCTGCAGGAGCGAGTCTTTTTGGGAGCAAGGCCACCACTGGAGGACTAGGGACTGGACTGGGAACCACTTTTGGAACTG TTGGGGCTGGTCCCACTTTGTTTGGAAGCAACCAGAACAAATTGGGCAACACGTTGAGTACGATGGGAACGTTCGGAACAACTGGATTCAACACTGGAGCAAGCACGCTGGGCTTCGGAACAGCGCAGCAGCCTGTTG CACTCACAGATCCTAATGCCAACGCTGCCCAGCAGGCcttgcttcagcagcagctcagcgtCCTGGCGTACTCACCGTATGGAGACTCGCCGCTTTTCCGAAACCCGCTGTCAGACCCCAAGAAAAAGGAGGAG cgTCTGAAACCGACCAATCCGACGGCCCAGAAGGCTCTGACCACACCCACCCACTACAAGCTGACCCCCCGCCCAGCAACCAGAGTTCGACCCAAAGCCCTCACATCTTCAGGAGCCTCCAAGTCGCAGCTGTTTGATGGTCTGGATGATGACGAGCCTTCACTCACCAATGGAGCCTTTGTACCCAG GAAAAGCATCAAGAAGCTGATGTTGAAGAACCTGAACAGTAGCCAGTACAGCAGTCCGCTGAGCAAAGACAGTGATGAGCTCGGCTCACCTGCAGAGTTCCGGCAGAATGGACACAG CCACACAATGGAGGAGGATGAACTTCGTGAGGTTCCAGGTCGAAGCAACCGGATGGACGACGATCCAGAAGTCTCTCAGTTCTATGTGAATCCCATCGCCAAGCCAATCCCACAGGGGCGCGCTCAGATCAGCCTGCAGGACACAATCAGTGACCTGAACATGCACAAACCGTCTAGGAACGGGCAGGAG GTGAGCAGCGATGACATCTCTGCATCACTGGGGGAGGATtctctgcaggaggacagagacGAGGAGGAGCCGCAGCATGAGTTTCCTGAGTCTCCTCATCCTGCAG GGATTATTCTGAACCGTGTGGGTTATTACACCATCCCCTCGCTGGAAGACCTGGCTGAGATGACGGATGAAAACGCAGCCTGTGTTGTAGAAAACTTCACCATCGGCAGGAAAG GTTATGGCTCCATCTTCTTCCCGGGTGAGGTGAATGTTACCGGCCTGAACCTGGACGAGATTGTCCACTTCAGACGCAAAGAGGTCATCGTGTATCCGGATGATAAAAACAAGCCGCAGGAGGGGGAGGGACTTAACAG GCGGGCTGAGGTGACTTTGGATGGTGTTTGGCCCAACGACAAGACGTCCTGCACTCAGATCAGGAGCCCTGAGCGTCTGACCGACATGAACTACGAGGGCCGTTTGGAAAAGGCCTCACGCAAACAGGGAGCCCGTTTCCTGGAGTACCGACCCGAGACCGGATCCTGGGTGTTTGAG GTGGTGCACTTCTCCAAATACGGGCTCCAGGACTCTGATGAGGATGAAGATGTCCCGCTTAAAACCGACCCCAAGAAACTGAAGACCATGATGTCACTTCCTGGCTccaagctgcagcagctgcttccTCCTTCCCAGCAGCAGGTGGCGCCGCAGGCTCAG TCCGTTGCTGATCTCATGAGCGGTGTCGCAGAGTTGGACAGCGACATGGCTGACATCACACAGAGCATCCCGACAGAGAGCATGCTGGGAGGCGAAGACGACGGTGACCTGTCGCCTGGGGAGGTGGACGCAACTGTAGCAAAACTCGGCAGTTCGGTGTCGGACCACAACGGCGACTTGACGTGCACCACCATCACCTCGTCTCTGGGGATCAACCCACACACTCTCCAG ATCATGAAGGCATCCTTGTTTGCTGAAGATGACGATGAGGGTGACATGTTCCATGATCAGGGAGCGATGAAGATCTCTGACGTCTCGTCTCCTCGCCTCATCATCCCTGGAGCTCAGGGCCGACCCTCCA TCGGTGGACTTCTTCAGACTCGTTTCACATCCGGCCTGCTTGCTCAGCTCCCAGAGTCGCCCCGCCCTCTTCTTCCTTCGTCCTGGGCGTCTCCAGCTGCAGCTGAGACCTCACGATCATCACAGTGGAAGGGCCCAGGCCCCTCCTCTTTCATGCTACCTTCCAAAGCTCCTGAGCCTTCGATCAGGACGGTCGGTGTCCGGCGGTTGGCAGGTCCCGTACCCCTCAAAGAGTCGGTCACTCGGGGGAAG GGAGGCTTGTTAATGGACACAGGGCTGTTCACCACCCGCTCCTTCCGGGTGGGCTGGGGCCCCGGCTGGACGCTAGCTCACTGTGGCATCCATCTGAGCTCGCCTACGTCCGCACAGCTCCACCAGCAAGAGCTCAGTTCCAAGACCGACTTCAGCTTCCTGCCAAAACCTTCCAGGACTAAACC actgacagaaagCCCCTACAAGGTTGTGCTCGAGCAGCTGGTGGGTCTGGAGCCTCCACAGCTGAAGACCAGCGAGGACGAAGATGAGGAGGAGCAGAGCCAGGCTGTGCTGCAGCGCCCCCTGGAGATCCACCTGAAGCACAGCAGCGTGGGCATTCCCGATGGATCCGCATGTCCTCTGGTGCAACCGTTGGCCGGCGTGGCGGCGCTGCACGAGTACGCCGAGTGGATCACCGATCTGAACGACCAGCAGCGTGATGCAGAAC CCCTCCTGGATAACTGGGCTGAGGTGTGGACTCTGTGCGAGGCCTTGTGGGGCCACTTGGGCCCCTCGGATCAGGAGCCGGATGCAGAAATGTCAGAGTACAAACAGCAGCTGCAGAGGAGGCAGAGCTTCTCTGCCTGGCTGTCCCACGGCGCCACCAgcagagtggaggaggaggttgcaCTGGCGGGGAAGGGTTGCCACACAGACGCCATCTTCAGCTACCTGACAGGAAACCGCATCAGCGAGGCGTGCCGAGTCGCACAGAAGGAAG GAGATCACCGCCTGTCGCTGCTGCTGGCTCAGGCTCTGGGCTCTCAGGACTGCCGGGACCTGTTGGCCCTTCAGCTCGCCGACTGGAACCGCATGCAGACCGACTGCTACCTGACCGAGGAGCGACTTCGCATCTTCACGCTGCTCGCTGGAAAACCT GTTTGGCATTCATCTGACTCGGTGGTGAACGTGTGTTCGGAGCTCGACTGGAAACGTTGCGTGGCCCTCCACCTCTGGTTCATGTTGCCTCCAACTGCGTCCGTGGCCGACGCCCTCACTAAATATGAAGCCGCCTTTCAG GGCTCAGTTGAGGGAGGAAAGTACTGCTGCGCCCCACTGCCTCCctacctgcaggaggaggagccagaagatgaggaagaggagtcgAAACGGCCGCTATTTGACTTGTGCTTTCATCTGCTGAAACTCTACAGTGACAG ACACTAcagcctgcagcagctgctggaccCGCTGACGGTCACCTGGCAGCGCCTGGATTACCGGCTGAGCTGGCACCTGTGGGGCGTCCTGCAGGCGCTGAACTACAGCCACCTGAGCGCGTCGCGGCAGGGACTCCTCCACGCCAGCTATGCCGCTCAGCTGGAGAGCGCCGGCCTCTGGCACATGGCCGTGTTCATCCTGCTGCACATCCCCAACCACGC TCAGCGCGAGCGGGCCATCAGGGAGGTGCTGACCTTGCACTGCCCCCTGCACGACACAGACCAGTCCGTGCAGCGTGAGCGTTTCCTGACCGAGAGGCTGCTGATCCCAGAGACGTGGATCCATGAGGCCAAGGCCACCCGAGCCCATCGCCACGGTGACAGACACCAGCAGGCCCTGCACCTGTACCGGGCCGGACACTGGAGCCAGTGCCACCGGCTGCTGATCCGCCATCTGGCCTCAG ACTGCATCATCAACGACAACCACGATTACCTTCTGGAGTTCCTGGAGGGTCTGGCGGTTCCTGAACACAGCGCCACCATCCAGGACTGGGACACCGCTGGGAGGGTTTACCTGGACTACATCAGGGTCATAAAGACCCTGCAGGACATCCAGCAG ATAGAGAGTGCTGGTTACGAGCTGGAGCGTCTCTACACTGACGTGACGTCGCTCTGCAGCAGAATCGAGCTCCTGCCCTGCAGCACTGCCAGAGACCGCCTCGCCCAGTCAG AGATGGCGAAGCGCGTGGCCAACATCCTGCGCGTGGTCCTGAGCCTTCAGCAGGGTGACACAGCGGCATCAGACTCCCTCAGCATCCCGCTCGCCCAGCTGGCGCCGCACATCAGCCGCCTGCCGATGCCGGAGGACTACACACTGGAAGAGCTGCGAGGGCTCACTCAGTCGTACCTGCGGCAGCTTATCGTTAGCCAATGA